The following coding sequences are from one Bifidobacterium sp. window:
- the hemW gene encoding radical SAM family heme chaperone HemW, protein MTFELYIHVPFCLRRCGYCDFNTYTAMDLGEGASRSNFANMAIQEMAILKRWQLEHGIVEPPISTVFFGGGTPTTLPADDLVRLVKAAGEVWGIEADAEITTEANPDTVDESYLATLKAGGFTRVSFGMQSAVPHVLKTLDRTHTPANVSSNVAAAKHLGLEVSVDLIYGTPGESIEDWRLSVETALALDVTHISAYALSLEPTTKMGRQVRRGELPSPDDDDEASKYEIADNLFSQAGLRWYEISNWAKPGFESRHNLGYWRNVDWAAIGPGAHSHYNQLDGRHIVNDSSSSRDVGECYGIRAWDIAFPRVWAHQLNQHTLPWKDAEFIHRTENIEETVMLGLRLREGLSVSRIEDVAASAPSQATLRQLHEEGLIEEPSSRIVPTLRGRLLNDALIGRVLDSIEYELS, encoded by the coding sequence ATGACTTTTGAGTTATACATTCATGTACCGTTTTGCCTCCGACGCTGTGGATATTGTGATTTCAACACATACACGGCGATGGACCTCGGTGAGGGTGCCAGCAGATCGAATTTCGCCAATATGGCAATTCAGGAAATGGCTATTCTCAAACGGTGGCAGCTTGAACATGGCATCGTCGAACCTCCAATTTCGACGGTCTTCTTCGGCGGCGGCACCCCGACGACTTTACCGGCTGACGACTTGGTGAGACTGGTGAAGGCAGCGGGCGAAGTATGGGGCATCGAAGCTGACGCTGAAATTACCACTGAGGCAAATCCTGATACCGTTGATGAGTCGTATCTGGCAACGTTGAAAGCTGGTGGCTTCACCAGAGTGTCATTCGGCATGCAATCGGCCGTGCCCCATGTGCTAAAAACGTTAGATCGTACACATACGCCAGCGAATGTGAGCTCGAATGTGGCTGCCGCAAAACATCTTGGTCTCGAGGTTAGTGTTGATCTGATTTATGGCACGCCAGGGGAGAGCATCGAAGACTGGAGGTTAAGCGTAGAAACCGCATTGGCACTCGACGTTACACATATTTCCGCATATGCGCTTTCTTTGGAGCCGACAACAAAGATGGGACGTCAGGTGCGGCGCGGCGAATTGCCGTCACCAGATGACGATGATGAAGCGAGCAAATACGAGATCGCTGACAATCTGTTCTCTCAAGCAGGTTTGCGTTGGTATGAAATCTCCAATTGGGCAAAACCAGGTTTTGAGTCTCGACATAATCTTGGGTATTGGAGAAATGTGGATTGGGCAGCTATTGGCCCGGGTGCACACTCCCATTACAATCAGCTTGACGGTCGCCATATTGTCAACGATTCCTCTTCTTCGCGCGACGTGGGAGAGTGCTATGGCATCAGAGCTTGGGATATTGCTTTTCCCCGTGTTTGGGCACATCAACTGAATCAACATACCTTGCCATGGAAAGATGCCGAGTTCATTCATCGCACTGAGAATATCGAAGAGACAGTTATGTTGGGTTTGAGGCTTCGTGAGGGACTGTCTGTGTCTCGCATTGAGGATGTCGCTGCTTCAGCACCTAGTCAAGCTACGCTGCGACAGCTGCATGAAGAAGGTTTAATTGAAGAGCCTTCTTCAAGGATTGTCCCAACTCTTAGAGGTCGCTTACTCAATGATGCGTTAATTGGGCGGGTGCTCGATTCTATAGAATATGAACTTTCGTAG